CTCTTTCTTACAATACTTCAATTATTGCCTTTAATTCTTGATACTATATTACCAATGAACGAATCACGGCCTTTTCGAGTTTTGATGATGACAGAACATTTTGTCaatccaaaaaaatatatttacattatactgTTACACGAATTATTAGCATGTTCAATAGCGACGACGGTGTTATATGGTACACTTATGACAATTGCAACATATATGTGGCATGCATGTGCGCTACTTAAAATTGCAAGGCAAGTgcgattattttttgaatacttctatactaaatttaaataaataaatataattaaataaattaatatagttaaattatttttaaaaactaaattaatataatcaaataaatataattaatataattaatatagttatcGAATGGAGAATGCTATCAAGAAAAATGCGTTAGCAATGcctatttttgaaaaacaatctCTGTTTCATCAGAAGATTGTATATGCAGTTCTTATTCATCGAAGGGCAGTCAAGTTAGTACATCTTTTCGCTTTTGTTACACAaatctattctattttatcttttttttttttttttttttttggaagtaGTGATTCATTCTAAAAACCTTATATCGtccatttttgtattattacttGTATCTtttccatatatttataaatttaatttaaatcacatATCGATTTAATCAAGCatcaagatttaaatatatattatagatacttattcttaatttttttgataaatgatTTATACTTTGTTTTCCAAAACTTaacaatacataattttgtaaaatataaaattttaaacagttATTGtcgattaaattacatttacatacacattgctattatattaatataatttatgtattatataatagtttattacTGAATGCATATGACAAagcacatttatattaatgctaTTAAAGTTCTAAAATCTAGTTCTTCCTTAAAggtttattaaatgtatctcATCTAATTTTGCGCTATTATTCGCCATTCTAATTATTGTAGGCGTCAGCTCTTTAAGCATCAATCTTTTTCAAGTAAGTGTAAtgctttcttcttttctgtgtttttaattttgctcttTAAGTATACATGCCACAGTTTTTCAATAGTTAACAACATTAATAAACATCATCACTGAAGATACatgtataaacattattataattatcttacatataagttacgtatttattattaattacggcGGACAAAAAGTAACAAATCATGGAACGGAATTGTTCAAAGCAATGTGAGTGTGTATCATGTCTTACaaaatacttttgtaattatatatttactatgacgttaatatatttgtacagaCGTATTACTTACGTTCGATTTAAACTGACTGTAGATACTTTTACACACGtgtaactattaatttaacattatattacatcaaaaaaatgttgcaaGTAACTTTTTTAGCAATCTGTAACTGGTTCTATTTAAAtctatcattttaaaaattgcagttATAATGGATTGTGGTATGCAACACCATTGCACACGCAAAAAatgttgttatttataatgcaaaaagGAACGATAAACATCGACATAAGAATCGGCAGATTGTTTACTATTTCCTTAGAAGGTTTCTATaaggtaaaattaataatttctttaaaaataaagtataattaatatggatttgaataatgcaattttatgttaattttttttccagctAATTAATGCGGCAATATCCTACTTTATAGTGATTCATTCTACGGGACAATAACAAACTAGAAagtataattcattatttgtcTACTACAAACGAAATTATTGTTACTACAATTAACTACGAACAAAATGCTATCATTTTCcgttcaaaaaataattgtttttttaaagtcaGGTGTCAAGTTCACACAGCCGGCCATAggttatattttctaataagcGCTATATAATGCGGTTTTTTAGTcgttatcaaagataatcgatattataaatatcgattaaaaaatcgcattatgtagcgattattagaaaaattacagtCTGTGACCCAtttttccgtatggccatcatacctttatttatcttattgtgGTACACTTTGTGACGGtgggaaaacattttttaaacctttattttaatttgcatatacatacttgGTTAGACACAAACTCATTTACCACTACATGAAAAGTTTGCTATAACTTTTTGAATGcacttgtatattaaatataattaagatataactaaataaataaatatataattaaataaatttttttaatatagttatCGAATAGAGAATGCTATCAGGAATAGTGCGTTAGCAACGTCTATTTTTGAAAGACAATCTTTGTTTCATCAAAAGATTGTGTACGCGATTCTTATTCATCGAAGGACACTCGAGTTAGTACGTTTTTACACATTCTTTTCtatcatattctttttttggaAGTAGTGAGTTAttctaaaatcttttctttatcattCATTTTTGTACTACcaattatatcttttccatatatttataaatttaatgagaaaTCCAAACCACAAAtcgatttaattgataatataatcaagaactaaatgtatcatatatacttgattatttataacatttatataatgtatgatttataatttcttcttaaaaacacaaatttaataatacataattttgtaaaatgtaaaattttagacagttattatcgattaaattacaattgtatGCACATTACTAGTAAAgaagcataatatatatataatataatagtttatttacTTAATGCATATGACAAAGCACATTTATATTGATGATATCATAGTTCCAAAATTTAGTTCTTCGTTAAAGGTTTGTCAAACTTATTACATCTAATTTTGCGCTATTATTcggcattttaattattgtaggCATCAGCTCTTTAAGCATCAATCTTTTTCAAGTAAGTGTAAATTATTGGTCACATAGAGTCttacattacataataaaaataacataaaataatatatataagcactaaaattaaataacataataataagcaataaaactaaatatatatatatatatatatatatatatatatatttatttatttatttatttatttataatatatgtatatattactaatttctggaatttagtatattatataatctatattctttcatttttgatAGATTGTTATTCattttcaaaacaatattaataagtaatcaaattttcaaagaCATTGAAATCTAATAGAGGTTAAGATTaacatattgatataattaaacttcGAAACGGTTTATTTTAGTCATGGATGAATTTTCAATTAAGAATTTTGACAcaacaaagttaaattataataattgattatattattttaataattttttatgaaacatatatttcttttaatttaattttttatatttacacacatTATCCTAGctaattataaatgcaaatattgaattaaaaataaataagaactctggtcaaatttattatgttcatttatttatttttattcattatttcgtTAATTGAAACAAtaggaattaaatttatgcatgttaatgcagtaaatttattttgtaattaaatttgagtaatttttgtttaatgaataagaaaaatttttacatataatttgatatatcatAAGGCATACGTGTCACCATGCATATGCGTAAAATCTAGACCAATATTATCTCTTAATGAGGCAGTTTTGCAGCAGTTCAAATATAACCATCGAGTAAAACTAATTACTATCGGAGGGAAGTTTTGTATCTATTtgtctaatttaattataagtaaagatgaaaattaaataaaaaagaagtatCTTTTTCCAAGAAATTATCTAGTATAACTACATAAATAATGCTCATTGATATGCctgacaatataaaatatatattaaagaaaaaaaattttattttaatttttgtattaaacaaaataaatttagattttgttgcgtcaacatattatattttatactttacgtAAATTATGTCTATACTGAATCGTATACTATACACTTTGTGGTaatgataaaatcttttttaaacatttattttaatttacatatacatacttggTTAGGTTTGGTTGAACACGAACTCATTTACCATTGCATGAAAAGTTTGCTATCAGCATTTTTGTTtgattccatttaaaaaatgtacaataaagatataaaagattatatagattatatacatatgtaatggcgaataaatatatatcgtaattctgtatattttttaaatataatcaattcgATGCTGTATAGATCTACCAATTGTTATAAGTAAGTAATGCTTCCTATGATGCACTTAGAGATACTGAAAGTTCTTCCTATAGTGTGATAAAAATGGTCATAACTGCGTTTGCGCAAGAAtatgtctaaaaaaatattgctctCACAAATTGAGGTAATTTGAACTAATTCACTTTCGTTTATATCATGAATGCATTATTCAATTGTCGGAAAATAAGTCTTTACAATAACTACCGGCGCGCGAAAATATTGATCGTTAGAAATTGACGATAATGTCGAGAGAAATAATTCGAGAATTCAAAAGTTCGCCTCACAGTTATATCGCAGTTATCGTGTAAAATGCACGCTTCACCAGAACACTGTTACAAAATCAATCGAGTATTTCTCAAGATGCTTGGTTTATGGCCTTATCAGCAATCAAATTTCACACGAATACATAAAGCGCTGTTTGCCGGTcttcttttatcatttatccTTGTccaggtatatatatatatatatatatatgtgtatatgtatatatatatatgtgtgtgtggggGGAGGGGAGTGTCatcttttgttatatttgAAGTGTATCTTAATTATACTCATTGCGATAAAcatatctttctttattttttcgatttgCTAATATACATGCtaatttgttacatataaataataattttattgcacataaatttataaagatcttTTATGTACGAGTTTTAGcttgaattatttatcttatctttataatatatttaaaataaattctgctatatataaatgatttcggtaataagtaaaaataatttacaatcatatatatcttatatagtAGACTGCAATCAGtcttaaagatattattatttctcagTTGTTGGTATTTGTTACAATGCAATACAATATCTACTTTCTCCTGAAGATTCTTTCGATTGTCTTTCCTGTTCTTTTCGTTACCATAAAGTATTGTCTTTTTGTCATTCAAGCAGATAGTGTAAGTTCAATAGGACAGATCGtttattcaaatttgtttctttgtaacttttctaaaattaattacattctttACATTCTTACCATTGATAAAGGGGAATATGGAATGAATAGGTGAAGAATATGCTGGAACGAATGCGGGATGATTGGAGAttattgaaagataaaatagaaattgacattatagaaaaatacgctaacgagataaaattttcttcaatagTTTCAATatgtaagattataaaatatattctgttataaaatgtatactattataaagattgattttactaattatttttactttaatggGGATATCATATTCAAGTTGAAGACAGGGAATGCATCTAAAATACTTTTCTAcctcatttattataattggattaaaattaaatttaacatttttcagtGATTGGTTTCTTTTTCGTGTTTTTTCTTGCGATAATTCAATTTCTACCATTACTCCTTGACGTTATATTACCACTGAATGAATCACGGCCTTTCCGAATTATTGTGATCgcagaatattttatcaaccaagaaaaatatatttatattatattgttacacGAGGCATTAGCAGTTTTCATAGCATTTACCACGCTGTATAGTACGCTTACaacaattgtaatatatatatggcaCGCATGTGCGCTATTTAAAATCGCAAGGTAAGtgcgtttattttttaaataatttgtcttttaaatgggaaatataagtataataaatatatatttaaataaattaatacagtcATCGAATAGAGAatattatcgagaaaaatgcgTTTATGATTCCTATTTTTGGGAGACAGTATGTGTATTAccaaaagattatatatgcgGTGCTTATTCATCGAAGGGCAGTTGAGtcagtatatttttacatttttgttgcacagtctttttatatctagtttttctattttttaaagcagTGATTGTTTCTAAAACCTTAACTTTATTGTCCATTTCTGTACTACTAATTTTCTTCGATATGTCTACAAATTAAATGAAACTTAAACCacaaatcgattaaaatttaatttatcaagcacactcaaaaattaaatgtatattatagatatttgcttatttataatatttctttcaaaaacaTAAGTAAGTTTaacattatgatatttttatgacatGTAAAATTTCAAGCAGCTATTGTCGGTTAAATTACacttatatttgttattcgtATTAGAGCAATAATAGTTATTGTAACGAAACATATGTCAcaaacacatttatattgataatatcacAATCCCAATCAAGTTCCTCGTTAAAGGTTTGCCGGACTTATTTCATctaattttacgatattattCGCCATTCTGATTATTGTTGGCGTAAGTTCATTAAGTATCAATCTTTTTCAAGTAAGTGTAATGTCTTTCTATCccattctttttaatttttaaatatatttcgtagTTTTTCAACAGGtaacattaataaacaataacacTGAAGATATGTGTATAATCGTTTTACTCATTTCCCTACATTTaagttatatgtttattattaattacgccGGACAAAAAGTAACAGATCATGGAGTGGAATTGTTCAAAGCAATGTGAGTGTATCATGTCTAATACAATGTACTTTTAGAATTATACGAAGGTTATATCGACGTATGGTAGGCTCGCAAAATGCAATGTGAAATTGgggaaacatttaattatacacgAAAGTTActtaatacatacattatttttcaacacaATCATCATTTAAATAAGGCACTTGTTATAGCGCGGCACAAGCTTTTGATCGAAAAACTTCCATAAGAATATCTGGAATAGTGCAATGGGAGTGACTATCTATCATTCATTATCACATGAAAGTATGCCTAGGATTTGAAGAAAATGAGGAGCTGATGAGCAAAGCTAAAAGTTGACAGATTCCAATTTGGCGGCATCGTACTTTGATAAGGACGTACAAAAGCTTGTGCCATGCGACGACAAGTGCTTCAATTTGGatgacgaaaaatattttatatatatatatatatataacttttgtgtacgataaaatatttttcctgttTTGTTTTGCAAACCTACCAAAGATTTCTAAATAACCttcgtatttaatattataacttgtCGTACAGACAATGTTACTTATCGCTTATATTCGATTTAAATCGATTGTGTTATTATTGTGATACTTTTACacgtgtatttattaattttatgaaaaaacgttaaattatttcgaaatgtCACGATTAACTTTTTGTCTATTTACAACtggtattatttaaatctatcatttttaaaaattgcagttATAATGGATTGTGGTATACAGCACCATTGCATAcgcagaaattattattatttataatgcaaaaagGAAATGTAAACATCACTTTAATATTCGGCGGCTTATATATAGTATCCTTACAAGGGTTCGCTTcggtaaaattaaaacttcttTAACACTAAAGTCGAACTTTAATTTGGATTTAACAATCAATTTACTATGCTGCTTTTAGCTTACGAATGCTGCAGTATCCTATTTTATGGTAATGTATACGCGAAAGTAACATGGCAACAAGGAAAAATTATcagtaataaataatcgagtaatttatcgaattaaataatcatgcgacatatatgcattataaagtttctaaatattcttttaaagatGTACGATGGTTTTAGAATTCTTTGTCTAATTTGAAGATGATTTTTTCTCAGCGATAGTatacaaacattaattttcaagcaattgaaaaagaaaggttttttaaactttgtagagttaaaagattaacataattacattCTTTAGCTAATATcaggatttaataaaattttaatttaaggcttagatgcaaagatatatgtataatggcaaaaattagaaatttgtaaaaacttaTAAACTCTCTTGACATTTCACTgaagaaaaatcgtctccaaattgACCAGAGAATCCGTGCTTAAAAAGATGTACGATGATTTTAGGACACTCTGTACAACGTGTaccgaatatatatgtacatacgttcagtacacatacatatactcgcatattatatatatacgcgcatGCGTATGTGTATATCTATAcctatataatgtatacatgtgtatgtacacGGATATAAACGTTTACTATTTTTGTCCAAACATTTAAGTGCAACATTAATGACCAAATAATTCccctaaagagaaaaatagatgTTTAGTCGagtgtaataatacaatttgaaTATAGCGAATGAATCTAAAGTTTGAATTTCTTATTGCCTATTATGATATCGATgatgaaacattaaattagtttatttCAACGAAAACACGAATAaactactaaaaaaaaattatataaagtgatAGTCTTCTAAAACTATtctaaagtatttaaaaaaatacatgacaTAGATAGCATTATTGTACGTGATGTGTAGCCCATGAAATGTAAtgagttaatatataattatgtaattcatttatatctttttcattatattattttttattatttctctcctttaactatttcttatatttcacttcttttattaatttatgcaatatttaagtcaatctgaaattttgaaaaaagtttgTAATGTCTATGTTCAAATTAACTGAAACCATAGAAATACTATGATAAGAAATGTGGAAACTTGttaaacttacaattagcatGTCACGTTTATTATTTCGTCAATAGATACGTATCAACGTACAATCAACCTAACATTCGAAAGAAGACTGATGATGTATCATTCGATATTTGTACTCACTACTGCGCATACGCGACAAAAGTAGAGAAcgtaatagtataatatagaGTAATATTCTCTCGCAGGCGAGTGGATAGAAATTTTACACAtcaatttagataatttacGCTCCCTCCCTAATAATGTGCTATAGCATTCGAGAAATATCGATCTgtccattatttttctttcgaaatataataattttagttaccCATAGGCATTGTAGCAAATATcagttatttatcaaaaatacgtTCTATCATTTGCTGTATTTCTagataattgaaaagaatAGATATGGTAGGGGAAGGTATATGAATGAACACTGCGCTGCACAGTTACACACTGTGCATTGATACTTTGAGTTTGTCTTTGATGCAACATGTGTATAATCGAAGAACATTACTAtactataataactaaatttCTTCTTAAAGTATTAGGTATCTGGCCCTTTGATAGATCGCGACTTGTACTATTGCAACGAGTGCTAATCATTATCTCAGTTGTAACATTCATTTTCCTgcaggtatatatataaaattgaattttaataataatgatcgaAATGATATATAGCTTCTTGTTAACATCTTAAGATGCTcttcagaaattattttctaagttTAGTAATCTTGCAAacgaatgaaaatataatagtcaACATATTGAGATTGCCTATTCACAACAGCAACAAtgcgatataattttattataattaataccatcactttatatttattactttcagTTGTCAGTTTTCATTACATCGAGATCCGATATGGCTCTCTTCACTAGAACTATGTCGGTCGCTTTTAGTTCTATAAtagttgcaataaaatattgcttctttattttaaaatcaagaaGTGTAAGTTTGTCTGAACAACAGGTTTTATTTCCGAATCTATATCCAACACGTTAAGTAAGccaataaacatttaaatcacAGATAAAGAATCTGcattttcaaattcaaaaaGATTGGATGATACTGCGAGATAAGCTTGAAAGCGAAATTATACAGAAGTATGCTCATTATGGCAAATATTATACTACCCTTTTATTCTGTAAGAAAATGTTGATGTTTTAATACcgttctatatttatttttctatatatgttaTGTGTCAAGAAAGTATATTTCAGTAATGTACGAATGATGTTTAAAAGATgtgtattgatatttatttcatgatcTATGATActctttgatttatattatattaaaaaaaagtaatatttttttcttcctcttattgtgaaaataaaatatatttgttacataaaaatcatagattttataatataaaaatgcacttttcacaaatatttaaaaaatccaaattatGGAATATGTAGTAGTGTGTATTGATACAAAGTGTATAATCTTATGAAATCTCTTATGAAAACGAAGTTGTTTTGCTGGAACattcacataatttatatttattatgttcatAAACATTTGTCTTATGTATTCACACGTCTTACAGTGTATGCCAGTTTTGTAGCAACCACATTAaccttttttcaattttatcctATTATCTTTGACATTGTTATGCCATTGGATGAACCTCGACCATTCAAAATTTTCGTTACGgtggaatattttatcatagacGAAGATAAATATGTCTACATCAAAGCGCTGCACGAATTCGTAATCATATTACTATGTGGGTTAATGATGATAACCACGTCAATGCAGTTGATAATATTTACCTTTCATTCTTTCGGGATGTTTAAAATTGCCAGGTGATGATC
Above is a genomic segment from Anoplolepis gracilipes chromosome 3, ASM4749672v1, whole genome shotgun sequence containing:
- the LOC140663730 gene encoding uncharacterized protein: MHASPEHCYKINRVFLKMLGLWPYQQSNFTRIHKALFAGLLLSFILVQVKNMLERMRDDWRLLKDKIEIDIIEKYANEIKFSSIVSILIGFFFVFFLAIIQFLPLLLDVILPLNESRPFRIIVIAEYFINQEKYIYIILLHEALAVFIAFTTLYSTLTTIVIYIWHACALFKIASHRIENIIEKNAFMIPIFGRQYVYYQKIIYAVLIHRRAVEFAGLISSNFTILFAILIIVGVSSLSINLFQVTLINNNTEDMCIIVLLISLHLSYMFIINYAGQKVTDHGVELFKAIYNGLWYTAPLHTQKLLLFIMQKGNVNITLIFGGLYIVSLQGFASLTNAAVSYFMVMYTRK